From the unidentified bacterial endosymbiont genome, one window contains:
- the amyA gene encoding alpha-amylase, with protein MRNPTLLQCFHWYYPAGGELWQEVTALAPNLNEIGINMIWLPPAYKGASGGYSVGYDSYDLFDLGEFDQKGGVATKYGDKAQLLEAIAALKSNEIAVLLDVVVNHKMGADEKEPVRVQRVNEQDRTQIEDEIIECEAWTRYTFPVRAGQYSQFIWDYKCFSGIDHIENPNEDSIFKIVNDYTGEGWNDQVDNEMGNFDYLMGENIDFRNHAVTEEIKYWARWVMEQTQCDGFRLDAVKHIPAWFYKEWIEHVQEVAEQPLFIVAEYWSHEVDKLQHYIDQVEGKTMLFDAPLQMKFHEASRQGRDYDMSQIFTGTLVEADPFHAVTLVANHDTQPLQALEAPVEAWFKPLAYALILLRENGVPSVFYPDLFGASYEDTGGDGENYHIDMPVIEQLHELILARQRFAHGVQTLFFDHPNCIAFSRSGTEDAPGCVVVLSNGDDGEKVIKLGENYGNRTWRDFLANREETVTTSADGEGTFTCKGGSVSVWVMEDVL; from the coding sequence ATGCGCAATCCAACCTTACTGCAATGTTTTCACTGGTATTACCCCGCTGGCGGCGAATTGTGGCAAGAGGTTACAGCCCTGGCGCCCAACCTTAACGAGATTGGAATTAATATGATCTGGCTTCCTCCGGCGTATAAAGGCGCGTCCGGCGGGTACTCTGTTGGGTATGATTCTTACGACCTGTTCGATCTGGGTGAGTTTGACCAGAAAGGCGGCGTCGCCACTAAATACGGCGATAAAGCCCAGCTTCTGGAGGCAATCGCTGCGCTCAAAAGTAATGAGATCGCCGTGCTGCTTGATGTGGTGGTAAACCATAAAATGGGGGCGGATGAAAAAGAGCCGGTTCGCGTTCAGCGCGTCAACGAGCAGGATCGTACCCAGATTGAGGATGAGATTATTGAGTGCGAGGCCTGGACGCGCTACACCTTCCCCGTGCGCGCTGGCCAGTACTCGCAATTCATCTGGGATTATAAATGCTTTAGCGGCATCGACCATATCGAAAACCCCAATGAAGACAGCATCTTCAAGATCGTTAACGACTATACCGGTGAAGGCTGGAACGATCAGGTTGATAATGAGATGGGCAATTTCGATTATCTGATGGGGGAAAACATCGATTTTCGTAACCATGCCGTGACCGAAGAGATTAAATACTGGGCACGCTGGGTGATGGAACAAACGCAGTGTGACGGTTTTCGTCTGGACGCGGTGAAGCACATTCCGGCCTGGTTTTATAAAGAGTGGATTGAGCACGTTCAGGAAGTGGCGGAGCAACCGTTGTTCATTGTGGCGGAATATTGGTCGCACGAGGTAGATAAACTGCAGCATTACATAGACCAGGTTGAAGGTAAAACGATGCTGTTTGATGCCCCTCTTCAAATGAAATTCCACGAAGCGTCGCGTCAGGGCCGGGATTACGACATGAGCCAGATTTTCACCGGCACGCTGGTGGAAGCCGATCCTTTCCACGCGGTAACGCTGGTGGCAAACCATGATACTCAGCCCTTGCAGGCGCTGGAAGCGCCGGTAGAGGCCTGGTTTAAACCGCTGGCCTACGCCCTGATCCTGTTACGGGAAAACGGCGTACCGAGCGTGTTTTACCCGGATTTATTCGGAGCCAGCTATGAGGATACGGGAGGAGACGGTGAAAACTACCACATCGATATGCCCGTTATTGAGCAACTTCATGAGCTAATACTCGCGCGTCAGCGTTTTGCCCATGGGGTGCAAACGCTGTTCTTTGATCACCCTAACTGTATCGCCTTTAGCCGTAGCGGAACCGAAGACGCACCGGGCTGCGTGGTGGTGCTGTCCAACGGTGATGACGGGGAGAAAGTGATTAAGCTTGGGGAGAATTATGGCAACAGAACGTGGCGTGATTTCCTCGCTAATCGCGAAGAGACCGTTACCACCTCAGCGGATGGCGAAGGCACCTTTACCTGCAAAGGCGGAAGCGTGAGCGTATGGGTCATGGAGGACGTGTTGTAA
- the yedD gene encoding lipoprotein YedD: MKRIAIAGALLALTGCVQVDNYQEVIKHPVPAHLAGYWQSKGPQSKMVSPEAIATLVVTQEGDTLDCRQWQRVIAVPGKIMLRSDAYYNVTSKLDVYPLARNGATLKYDGMELQKVDRPTVECADYLRKNPLDSQLP, encoded by the coding sequence ATGAAAAGAATAGCAATTGCTGGTGCGCTGCTGGCGTTGACGGGATGTGTCCAGGTCGATAACTATCAGGAAGTAATTAAACATCCCGTGCCTGCGCATCTGGCGGGATACTGGCAGTCAAAAGGGCCGCAGAGCAAAATGGTCAGCCCGGAGGCGATTGCCACGCTGGTGGTGACGCAAGAGGGGGATACCCTGGACTGCCGCCAGTGGCAGCGTGTCATCGCAGTTCCTGGAAAAATTATGCTGCGTTCGGATGCGTACTATAACGTGACCAGCAAGCTGGATGTCTATCCGCTGGCGCGCAATGGCGCTACGCTTAAGTATGATGGTATGGAATTGCAGAAAGTGGACCGGCCGACGGTGGAGTGTGCGGATTATCTGCGTAAAAATCCGCTGGACAGTCAGTTGCCTTGA
- the fliE gene encoding flagellar hook-basal body complex protein FliE codes for MAIQGIEGVISQLQATAMTARNQNVAEQQPSISFAGQLHAALDRISDTQTAARAQAEKFTLGEPGVALNDVMADLQKSSVSLQMGIQVRNKLVSAYQEVMGMQV; via the coding sequence ATGGCTATACAGGGCATTGAAGGGGTAATCAGTCAGTTGCAGGCAACGGCGATGACGGCCCGTAATCAGAACGTAGCAGAACAACAACCGTCCATCAGCTTTGCGGGGCAACTGCATGCCGCTCTTGACCGTATCAGCGATACTCAGACCGCGGCGCGTGCGCAGGCGGAGAAGTTCACCCTGGGCGAGCCGGGCGTGGCGCTCAACGATGTGATGGCCGATTTACAAAAATCGTCCGTTTCCCTGCAGATGGGGATTCAGGTCAGGAATAAGCTGGTGTCTGCGTATCAGGAAGTGATGGGCATGCAAGTTTAG
- the fliF gene encoding flagellar basal-body MS-ring/collar protein FliF yields MSATASPAPHTKSVEWMNRLRANPKIPLIVAGAAAIAILVAMVLWAKSPDYRTLYTNLSDQDGGAIVTQLTQMNIPYRFSDNGGALEVPADKVHELRLRLAQLGLPKGGAVGFELLDQEKFGISQFSEQVNYQRALEGELARTIETLGPVKSARVHLAMPKPSLFVREQKAPSASITVNLEPGRALDEGQISAVTHLVSSAVAGLPPGNVTLVDQSGHLLTQNNSAGRDLNDAQLKYAADVESRLQRRIEAILGPVVGNSNVHAQVTAQIDFANKEQTEEQYSPNGDASQAVMRSRQINSNEQIGGQYPGGVPGALSNQPAPANAGPISTPPANQQNGQQNTQQNNQQTTTNAASTGPRTSSRNETTNYEVDRTIRHTKLNVGDIQRLSVAVVVNYKTLPDGKPLPLTAEQLKQIEDLTREAMGYSAKRGDTLNVVNSPFNSVDETGGELPFWQKQAFIDQLMAAGRWLLVLIVAWLLWRKAVRPQLQRRAAAEKAALEQKNNRQDVEEAVEVRLSKDEQMQQRRANQRMGAEVMSQRIREMSDNDPRVVALVIRGWMGNEHE; encoded by the coding sequence ATGAGTGCCACAGCATCGCCAGCGCCACACACTAAATCAGTCGAGTGGATGAACCGCCTTCGCGCGAACCCTAAAATCCCGTTGATCGTGGCAGGCGCTGCCGCCATTGCGATCCTGGTAGCGATGGTTCTGTGGGCGAAAAGCCCTGACTACCGCACACTTTACACTAATCTTTCCGACCAGGACGGCGGTGCTATCGTCACCCAGCTTACCCAAATGAACATCCCTTATCGCTTCTCCGATAACGGCGGTGCTCTTGAGGTTCCGGCGGATAAGGTGCATGAACTTCGCCTGCGTCTGGCGCAGCTTGGCCTGCCGAAAGGCGGTGCGGTCGGTTTTGAGCTGCTGGATCAGGAAAAATTCGGTATCAGCCAGTTTAGCGAACAGGTTAATTATCAACGTGCGCTGGAAGGTGAACTGGCACGTACCATTGAAACACTCGGGCCGGTAAAAAGCGCCCGTGTGCATCTGGCCATGCCGAAGCCTTCGCTGTTTGTCCGCGAACAAAAAGCCCCTTCGGCCTCCATTACCGTGAACCTTGAGCCTGGCCGCGCGCTGGATGAAGGGCAAATCAGCGCGGTGACGCATCTGGTCTCCAGCGCCGTTGCGGGCCTGCCGCCGGGTAACGTCACGCTGGTCGATCAGAGTGGGCATCTGTTAACGCAGAACAATAGCGCCGGTCGCGACCTGAATGACGCGCAGCTTAAATATGCCGCCGACGTCGAAAGCCGTCTCCAGCGTCGTATCGAAGCAATCCTCGGCCCGGTCGTGGGTAACAGCAACGTACATGCCCAGGTTACCGCGCAAATTGATTTCGCTAATAAAGAACAAACAGAGGAACAATACAGCCCGAACGGCGATGCTTCTCAGGCAGTGATGCGTTCGCGTCAAATTAACTCGAACGAACAGATTGGCGGCCAATACCCTGGCGGTGTGCCGGGCGCGCTGTCTAACCAGCCCGCTCCTGCTAACGCCGGGCCTATTTCAACGCCGCCGGCAAACCAGCAAAACGGCCAGCAGAACACTCAGCAAAATAATCAGCAGACCACCACCAATGCTGCCAGTACGGGCCCCCGTACCAGTAGCCGCAATGAAACCACCAACTACGAAGTTGACCGTACTATCCGCCACACCAAACTGAACGTGGGCGATATTCAGCGTCTTTCTGTTGCCGTGGTGGTGAACTACAAAACGCTGCCAGACGGTAAACCGTTGCCGCTCACGGCTGAACAGCTCAAGCAGATAGAAGATCTGACCCGCGAAGCGATGGGTTATTCCGCTAAACGTGGCGATACCCTCAATGTCGTGAACTCGCCGTTCAACTCGGTGGATGAAACCGGTGGCGAACTTCCGTTCTGGCAAAAGCAGGCGTTTATCGATCAGTTGATGGCCGCAGGCCGCTGGCTACTGGTGCTGATTGTCGCCTGGCTGCTGTGGCGTAAAGCGGTTCGACCTCAGCTTCAGCGCCGTGCCGCGGCTGAGAAGGCCGCTCTGGAGCAGAAGAATAATCGCCAGGACGTAGAAGAAGCGGTGGAAGTTCGCCTCAGCAAAGATGAACAGATGCAACAACGCCGCGCAAACCAGCGCATGGGCGCAGAGGTAATGAGCCAGCGTATTCGCGAAATGTCAGATAACGATCCGCGCGTCGTCGCGCTGGTCATCCGCGGTTGGATGGGTAATGAACATGAGTAA
- the fliG gene encoding flagellar motor switch protein FliG yields the protein MSNELSGTDKSVILLMTIGEDRAAEVFKHLSQREVQILSAAMANVRQISNKQLTEVLAEFEQEAEQFAALNVNANEYLRSVLVKALGEERAASLLEDILETRDTASGIETLNFMEPQSAADLIRDEHPQIIATILVHLKRGQAADILALFEERLRHDVMLRIATFGGVQPAALAELTEVLNNLLDGQNLKRSKMGGVRTAAEIINLMKTQQEEAVITAVREFDGELAQKIIDEMFLFENLVEVDDRSIQRLLQEVDSESLLIALKGAEQPLREKFLRNMSQRAADILRDDLANRGPVRLSQVENEQKAILLIVRRLAETGEMVIGSGDDTYV from the coding sequence ATGAGTAACGAGCTTTCAGGTACCGATAAGAGCGTCATCCTGCTGATGACCATTGGTGAAGACCGCGCGGCAGAGGTGTTTAAACACCTCTCGCAACGAGAAGTACAAATTCTCAGCGCGGCAATGGCCAACGTGCGTCAGATCTCCAACAAGCAGTTGACCGAGGTATTGGCTGAGTTTGAGCAGGAAGCCGAACAGTTTGCGGCGCTCAACGTCAACGCTAACGAATACCTGCGCTCCGTGCTGGTCAAAGCGCTGGGCGAAGAGCGTGCCGCCAGCCTGCTGGAAGATATTCTGGAAACGCGCGATACCGCCAGCGGTATCGAAACGCTCAACTTTATGGAGCCGCAAAGTGCCGCCGATCTTATTCGCGACGAGCACCCGCAGATTATCGCCACCATTCTGGTCCACCTCAAACGGGGCCAGGCCGCGGACATTCTTGCGCTGTTCGAAGAGCGTCTGCGTCATGACGTTATGCTGCGTATCGCCACCTTTGGCGGCGTTCAGCCAGCGGCGCTGGCGGAACTGACCGAAGTGTTGAACAACCTGCTCGATGGCCAGAACCTTAAGCGCAGCAAAATGGGCGGCGTGAGAACGGCGGCAGAGATTATCAACCTCATGAAAACCCAGCAGGAAGAGGCGGTTATTACCGCCGTTCGCGAGTTCGACGGCGAGCTGGCGCAGAAAATTATCGACGAGATGTTCCTGTTCGAAAACCTGGTCGAAGTGGACGATCGCAGCATTCAGCGCCTGCTTCAGGAGGTGGATTCCGAATCGCTGCTTATCGCTCTCAAAGGTGCCGAACAGCCGCTGCGCGAGAAGTTCCTGCGCAACATGTCTCAGCGTGCGGCGGATATCCTGCGCGACGACCTGGCGAACCGGGGTCCGGTACGTCTGTCTCAGGTGGAAAACGAACAGAAGGCGATCCTGCTTATTGTGCGTCGCCTGGCGGAAACCGGCGAGATGGTGATTGGCAGCGGAGACGACACTTATGTCTAA
- the fliH gene encoding flagellar assembly protein FliH, with protein sequence MSNELPWTRWTPDDLAPPLSEFTPAMSSPEEGNVETEAPALSEEEQRVQMMAQLQMQAHEQGFNAGLNEGRQKGHEQGYQEGLAQGLEQGIEQARQQQAPLHARMQQLVSEFQNTLDALDSVIASRLMQMALEAARQVIGQAPTVDNSALIKQIQGLLQQEPLFSGKPQLRVHPDDLQRVEESLGATLSLHGWRLRGDPSLHHGGCKVSADEGDLDASVATRWQELCRLAAPGVV encoded by the coding sequence ATGTCTAATGAGCTGCCGTGGACGCGCTGGACGCCCGACGATCTTGCGCCTCCCCTCTCAGAATTCACCCCTGCGATGTCCTCCCCTGAGGAGGGCAACGTCGAAACTGAAGCGCCCGCGCTTAGTGAAGAAGAGCAACGCGTGCAGATGATGGCGCAGTTGCAAATGCAGGCGCACGAGCAGGGCTTTAACGCCGGTTTGAATGAAGGCCGGCAGAAAGGCCATGAACAGGGTTATCAGGAAGGTCTGGCCCAGGGTCTGGAGCAAGGTATCGAACAGGCGCGTCAGCAGCAGGCGCCGCTCCATGCCCGTATGCAACAGCTGGTCAGTGAATTCCAGAACACGCTGGATGCGCTGGACAGCGTGATTGCCTCACGTCTGATGCAAATGGCGCTGGAAGCGGCTCGCCAGGTGATTGGCCAGGCGCCGACGGTTGATAACTCCGCGCTTATCAAACAAATTCAGGGACTGCTTCAGCAAGAGCCGCTGTTCAGCGGCAAGCCGCAGTTGCGCGTTCACCCGGACGATCTTCAGCGCGTGGAAGAGAGTCTGGGCGCCACGCTGAGCTTGCATGGCTGGCGTTTGCGCGGTGACCCGTCGTTACACCATGGCGGGTGCAAAGTCTCTGCCGATGAAGGTGACCTGGATGCCAGCGTCGCCACCCGCTGGCAGGAACTGTGCCGCCTTGCGGCACCGGGAGTCGTCTGA
- the fliI gene encoding flagellar protein export ATPase FliI — MTARLTRWLNTLDSVEAKMAQLPSVRRYGRLTRATGLVLEATGLQLPLGATCVIERQDGLEMREVESEVVGFNGQRLFLMPLEEVEGVLPGARVYAKNSAGDGLQSGKQLPLGPALLGRVLDGSGKPLDGLPSPDTTETGALITQPFNPLQRTPIEHVLDTGVRPINALLTVGRGQRMGLFAGSGVGKSVLLGMMARYTQADVIVVGLIGERGREVKDFIENILGAEGRARSVVIAAPADVSPLLRMQGAAYATRIAEDFRDRGQHVLLIMDSLTRYAMAQREIALAIGEPPATKGYPPSVFARLPALVERAGNGISGGGSITAFYTVLTEGDDQQDPIADSARAILDGHIVLSRRLAEAGHYPAIDIEASISRAMTALITEKHYARVRNFKQLLSSFQRNRDLVSVGAYAKGSDPMLDKAITLWPQLEAFLQQAIFERADWEDSIQALDLIFPEV; from the coding sequence ATGACCGCACGCCTCACCCGCTGGCTCAACACGCTTGATAGCGTCGAAGCAAAGATGGCGCAACTGCCGTCTGTTCGGCGTTATGGCCGCCTGACCCGCGCCACCGGTCTGGTATTAGAAGCCACCGGTCTGCAGCTTCCGCTGGGCGCAACCTGCGTTATTGAACGTCAGGACGGTCTGGAAATGCGGGAAGTCGAAAGCGAAGTAGTGGGTTTTAACGGCCAACGCCTGTTCCTGATGCCGCTTGAAGAGGTTGAAGGCGTGCTACCCGGCGCACGGGTGTATGCGAAAAACAGCGCCGGCGATGGTCTGCAAAGCGGCAAACAGCTTCCCTTAGGGCCAGCGCTGCTCGGTCGGGTGCTGGACGGCAGCGGTAAACCGCTTGACGGCCTGCCCTCTCCGGATACCACCGAAACCGGAGCGCTGATCACTCAACCGTTTAACCCTCTGCAGCGAACCCCTATCGAGCATGTACTGGATACCGGCGTTCGCCCGATTAACGCGCTCTTAACCGTGGGCCGTGGCCAGCGAATGGGGCTTTTCGCCGGTTCGGGGGTCGGGAAATCGGTCCTGCTCGGCATGATGGCGCGCTATACCCAGGCGGACGTCATTGTCGTGGGGCTTATCGGTGAGCGTGGTCGTGAAGTTAAAGACTTCATCGAAAATATTTTGGGTGCGGAAGGCCGCGCCCGCTCGGTGGTCATCGCCGCACCGGCGGATGTTTCACCACTACTGCGTATGCAGGGCGCAGCCTATGCCACCCGCATCGCAGAAGATTTCCGAGACCGTGGTCAACACGTACTGCTGATCATGGACTCTCTGACCCGTTACGCGATGGCCCAGCGTGAAATCGCCCTCGCCATCGGTGAGCCGCCAGCCACCAAAGGTTATCCCCCTTCGGTCTTTGCCAGGCTCCCGGCCCTGGTTGAACGCGCGGGGAACGGCATCAGCGGCGGCGGATCTATTACCGCTTTCTATACGGTTTTGACCGAAGGCGACGACCAACAGGACCCGATTGCCGATTCCGCGCGTGCAATCCTCGACGGGCACATTGTGTTATCCCGTCGTCTGGCCGAAGCCGGACACTACCCGGCCATTGATATTGAAGCATCAATCAGCCGTGCCATGACGGCGCTGATTACCGAGAAGCACTACGCTCGCGTGCGTAACTTCAAACAACTGCTTTCCAGCTTCCAGCGTAACCGCGACCTGGTGAGCGTGGGCGCGTATGCCAAAGGCAGCGACCCGATGCTCGATAAAGCGATTACCCTGTGGCCGCAACTGGAAGCCTTTTTACAACAAGCTATTTTTGAACGCGCCGACTGGGAAGATTCAATCCAGGCTCTGGATCTGATTTTCCCGGAGGTGTAA
- the fliJ gene encoding flagellar export protein FliJ, translated as MAQNSALSTLKDLAEKEVDDAALQLGAMRRGCQAAEEQLKMLIDYQHEYRTNLNTDMTQGIGSQRWINYQQFIQTLEKAIEQHRLQLNQWTQKVDSALDFWREKKQRLQAWQTLQDRQIAAATLAENRQDQKKMDEFAQRASMRKPE; from the coding sequence ATGGCGCAAAACAGCGCGTTATCAACGCTAAAGGATCTGGCTGAAAAAGAGGTTGATGATGCCGCATTGCAGCTTGGCGCCATGCGGCGCGGGTGCCAGGCGGCTGAAGAGCAATTGAAGATGTTAATTGACTATCAGCATGAATACCGCACCAACCTCAATACCGACATGACACAGGGCATTGGAAGCCAGCGCTGGATTAACTATCAGCAGTTTATCCAGACCCTGGAGAAGGCGATAGAGCAGCACCGCCTGCAGCTAAACCAGTGGACCCAAAAAGTCGATTCCGCGCTGGATTTCTGGCGGGAGAAAAAGCAGCGGCTGCAGGCCTGGCAGACCTTACAGGACCGGCAGATAGCGGCAGCGACCCTGGCGGAAAACCGCCAGGATCAGAAGAAAATGGATGAATTCGCCCAGCGCGCATCAATGAGGAAACCAGAATGA
- the fliK gene encoding flagellar hook length control protein FliK, whose amino-acid sequence MITLQQLLMTGSDTSGATQTGKDAGEAQGFLSLLAGALTDATGQGKDAPLNLADLKAAGGKRANAVQQAGVDKTLQAKIADLLARQSSLSADDTPEIASLQTLVSGLAPASNGDALKSLASATAKDDDLSAEELAGLSALMAMLPHQQTSVAVAGKTTRAEGIAAQSLALPSTAVMQNGTGQQTLKNPQPALHDPAQHLDTAQPVNTSATPVVAAAEKQDLASSSSSAAPTATLAPVVSGLATSQPAATVATAPVLSQPLGTPEWQQNLSQHITLFTRQGQQTAELRLHPEDLGQVQISLKLDDNQAQLQMVSAHSHVRAALEAALPMLRTSLAESGIQLSQSSVSSESFAGQQQSSSGQQQQASRSGHDGRFNEESDELLPTPGALQSVARGNGAVDIFA is encoded by the coding sequence ATGATCACACTGCAACAACTGCTGATGACCGGGAGCGACACCTCAGGCGCCACGCAGACGGGGAAAGACGCCGGGGAGGCTCAAGGCTTTCTCTCGCTGCTGGCGGGCGCGTTAACCGACGCAACCGGCCAGGGCAAAGATGCGCCGCTGAACCTGGCAGACCTGAAAGCGGCTGGCGGCAAGCGGGCTAACGCTGTGCAACAGGCCGGGGTCGATAAGACACTGCAGGCAAAAATTGCCGATCTGTTGGCACGTCAGTCCTCACTTTCCGCCGATGACACGCCAGAGATCGCCTCGCTTCAGACCCTCGTATCTGGCCTTGCGCCCGCGTCGAACGGTGACGCCCTGAAGTCGCTGGCGTCCGCGACAGCAAAAGATGACGATCTGAGCGCAGAAGAACTGGCGGGGTTAAGCGCGCTGATGGCGATGCTCCCCCACCAGCAAACATCTGTCGCGGTTGCCGGCAAGACGACCCGCGCTGAGGGCATTGCCGCGCAGTCACTGGCCCTGCCTTCAACTGCAGTGATGCAAAACGGCACGGGGCAACAGACGTTGAAAAACCCTCAGCCAGCCTTGCACGACCCGGCGCAACACCTTGATACCGCTCAGCCGGTCAATACTTCAGCAACGCCGGTTGTGGCCGCCGCCGAGAAGCAGGACCTCGCCAGTTCATCTTCGTCTGCCGCCCCAACCGCCACCCTGGCCCCTGTGGTCTCAGGCCTGGCAACTTCGCAGCCTGCCGCCACCGTAGCCACTGCGCCGGTATTAAGCCAGCCGCTGGGTACGCCCGAATGGCAACAGAACCTGAGCCAGCACATTACGCTGTTCACCCGACAGGGACAGCAAACGGCGGAACTGCGTTTGCATCCGGAAGACCTCGGCCAGGTGCAAATTTCGCTTAAGCTTGATGATAACCAGGCGCAACTGCAAATGGTGTCTGCGCACAGCCACGTGCGCGCGGCACTGGAAGCTGCACTGCCGATGTTGCGGACGTCTCTGGCTGAAAGCGGTATTCAGCTTTCACAAAGCAGCGTCAGCAGCGAAAGCTTTGCCGGTCAGCAACAGTCGTCCTCTGGGCAGCAGCAACAGGCCTCACGTTCCGGCCATGATGGGCGCTTTAATGAAGAGAGCGATGAATTACTGCCGACACCTGGCGCCCTGCAATCCGTGGCCCGCGGAAACGGTGCCGTGGACATTTTCGCCTAA
- the fliL gene encoding flagellar basal body-associated protein FliL: MTDSVITKKSKRSIWIPLLVLITLTACATAGYSYWRMQQEPSSASAKSEPPPPPTPVFFPLDTFTVNLGDADRVLYVGITLRLKDEATRSRLNDYLPEVRSRLLLLFSRQDASTLATDDGKQKLVDAIKQTLATPLVNGQPKQEVTDVLYTAFILR, translated from the coding sequence ATGACAGACTCCGTTATCACCAAAAAAAGTAAGCGTTCCATCTGGATCCCGCTGCTGGTGTTGATCACGCTCACCGCCTGCGCTACTGCGGGCTACAGTTACTGGCGTATGCAGCAGGAACCGTCCTCTGCGTCAGCCAAATCCGAACCGCCACCGCCGCCGACTCCGGTGTTTTTTCCACTGGATACCTTCACCGTTAATCTGGGCGATGCGGATCGCGTGCTGTATGTTGGCATTACGCTGCGCCTGAAAGACGAAGCGACCCGTTCTCGTCTGAACGATTACCTTCCTGAAGTGCGTAGCCGTCTTCTGCTGCTGTTCTCTCGTCAGGACGCTTCAACGCTTGCCACCGACGACGGTAAGCAAAAACTGGTCGATGCCATCAAGCAAACGCTGGCGACCCCCCTGGTAAATGGCCAACCAAAGCAGGAAGTCACTGACGTTCTGTATACAGCCTTCATTCTGCGGTAA